One window of the Capnocytophaga haemolytica genome contains the following:
- the guaB gene encoding IMP dehydrogenase: MEFQDKIISEGLTYDDVLLIPNYSEVLPREVSITSKFSRNITLNVPVISAAMDTVTEADMAIAMAREGGIGVLHKNMTIEQQAAQIRKVKRAESGMIIDPITLPLNATVGQAQQSMRENHIGGIPIVDNAGILKGIVTNRDLRFEQDPNRPIVEVMTSKNLVTTNEGTSMKEAEKILQRSKIEKLPVVDKSYKLVGLITFRDIANLQEKSAANKDHLGRLRVAAALGVTSDAVARAEALVAAGVDAVVIDTAHGHTQGVVSVLKAVKGAFADLDVVVGNIATAEAARYLVANGADGVKVGIGPGSICTTRVVAGVGYPQLSAVMNVAGALRGSQVPVIADGGIRYTGDIVKAIAAGADSVMLGSMLAGTKESPGETIIYEGRKYKSYRGMGSVEAMTKGSKDRYFQDVEDDVKKLVPEGIVGRVAYKGELQESMHQFIGGLRAGMGYCGAKDIATLQSVGTFVRITSSGITESHPHNITITKEAPNYSR, translated from the coding sequence ATGGAATTTCAGGATAAAATCATCAGCGAGGGACTCACCTACGACGACGTCCTTCTCATTCCCAACTACTCGGAAGTGTTGCCGCGCGAAGTGAGCATCACATCCAAGTTCAGCAGAAACATCACCCTAAACGTGCCCGTGATTTCCGCCGCTATGGACACCGTCACCGAAGCCGATATGGCCATCGCAATGGCACGCGAAGGGGGCATCGGCGTTTTGCACAAGAATATGACTATTGAGCAACAGGCCGCCCAAATTCGCAAAGTAAAGCGCGCAGAGAGTGGAATGATTATCGACCCCATCACGCTGCCCCTCAACGCTACGGTGGGGCAAGCCCAACAAAGTATGAGGGAGAATCATATAGGTGGGATCCCCATCGTGGATAATGCTGGCATCCTAAAAGGTATTGTTACCAACCGCGACCTGCGTTTCGAGCAAGACCCCAATCGCCCGATAGTGGAAGTAATGACTTCGAAAAACTTGGTTACCACCAATGAGGGCACCTCGATGAAAGAAGCTGAGAAGATACTCCAACGCTCGAAAATCGAGAAACTACCTGTTGTGGACAAGTCCTACAAGCTCGTAGGGCTTATCACCTTTCGCGATATAGCCAACCTGCAGGAGAAGTCGGCAGCAAATAAAGACCATTTGGGGCGTCTGCGGGTAGCGGCAGCCTTGGGCGTAACTTCCGACGCGGTAGCACGTGCCGAAGCACTCGTGGCCGCAGGGGTGGATGCAGTGGTGATCGATACGGCGCACGGGCATACGCAAGGCGTGGTAAGCGTTCTTAAGGCAGTGAAAGGCGCCTTTGCCGATCTCGACGTGGTAGTCGGCAATATTGCCACCGCCGAAGCCGCACGCTACTTGGTAGCCAACGGCGCGGACGGGGTGAAAGTAGGTATCGGGCCTGGATCCATCTGCACTACACGCGTAGTCGCTGGTGTGGGTTACCCCCAACTCTCAGCGGTGATGAACGTAGCGGGAGCGTTGAGGGGCAGTCAAGTGCCCGTGATTGCCGACGGCGGTATTCGCTACACGGGAGACATCGTGAAGGCTATCGCCGCGGGAGCTGACAGCGTGATGCTCGGCTCTATGTTAGCTGGCACCAAGGAATCGCCTGGGGAGACCATCATATATGAGGGACGTAAATACAAATCGTATCGGGGGATGGGATCAGTAGAGGCGATGACCAAAGGAAGTAAGGACAGGTATTTCCAAGATGTGGAAGACGACGTCAAGAAACTCGTTCCTGAGGGCATCGTAGGGCGGGTGGCTTACAAAGGTGAGCTGCAAGAGAGTATGCATCAGTTCATTGGCGGACTGAGAGCTGGGATGGGCTATTGTGGGGCTAAGGACATCGCCACGCTACAATCGGTGGGCACGTTCGTACGTATTACCTCCAGCGGAATCACTGAGAGTCATCCCCACAACATAACGATAACGAAAGAAGCACCTAATTATTCGCGATAA
- a CDS encoding RNA methyltransferase, translating to MRKLANSELHRLDVQHFKSAPKTPLVVVLDNVRSLNNVGSVFRTADAFRIEKLVLCGITATPPNKEIHKTALGAEESVAWEYAPDTLSAVRALQSTGVCAIAVEQAEGATMLTDLHLERGKTYALVFGNEVKGVAQEVVSACDNTVEIPQYGTKHSLNVAVSAGVVIWECFKQLHT from the coding sequence ATGCGAAAGTTAGCCAATAGCGAGTTGCACCGCTTGGATGTGCAGCACTTTAAAAGCGCGCCAAAAACCCCGTTGGTGGTCGTCTTGGACAACGTGCGCAGCCTCAACAATGTCGGTTCGGTGTTTCGCACTGCGGACGCGTTCCGCATCGAAAAGCTGGTGCTATGTGGCATCACCGCGACGCCCCCCAACAAAGAAATCCACAAGACCGCCTTGGGGGCTGAAGAGAGCGTCGCTTGGGAGTATGCCCCCGACACCCTATCGGCAGTGCGCGCCCTACAATCCACGGGGGTGTGTGCCATAGCCGTTGAGCAAGCTGAGGGCGCCACAATGCTCACCGACTTGCACCTCGAACGCGGCAAAACCTACGCCCTTGTGTTCGGCAACGAGGTGAAGGGGGTCGCCCAAGAGGTCGTTTCCGCCTGCGACAACACCGTTGAAATCCCCCAATACGGCACCAAGCACTCGCTCAACGTCGCGGTAAGTGCGGGCGTGGTGATCTGGGAATGCTTCAAGCAGTTGCACACCTAA
- a CDS encoding RelA/SpoT family protein, translating into MTEMTPEEENKALAQAYKDLLRISYQTLTEDDAKLIRLAFDTAIDAHKGQRRRSGEAYVFHPIAVAKIVAEQIGLDAIAIAAALLHDVVEDTAYTSEDMERLFGKTVAHIVDGLTKISHLTKENDISLQAENFRKLLLTMNDDVRVILIKIADRLHNMQTMGSMAEHKQVKIASETLYIYAPIAHRIGLYNIKTELEDLALKYINPEQYQSILSKMEESREEQQEYIKAFSDIVATSLNQQRISYYIKGRPKSIYSIYRKMEAQGVSFEEVYDKFAIRIIYKCEPEEEKFLAWKIYSIVTDHFRPNPTRLRDWISSPKSTGYEALHITVMGPKGKWVEVQIRSERMHEIAEKGYAAHFKYKHGNQSEEGIETWLNRLQEIFENSDTNAVDFVEDFKLNLYSKEIFVFTPNGEIKSLPKGATALDFAFAIHTGVGMKTRGAKVNHRLVPLNYVLKSGDTVEIITAEGAKPTKNWLNYATTARARTKIKSALKEEVKAVAADGKEQLVRKLKQLKINLTEEVMNDLVAYFKTKTSLDIYYQTGTGEINSQMLKEFASERASLAAAAKAKAAKKPVEEFTYAPDKHYDSIVFGKEEETLDYTFSKCCNPIPGDPIFGFVTINEGVKVHKKTCPNAVSMQANYAYRIIPAKWVRQDERDFKVSLRISGLDREGIFADISAAISGNKYIKLTNIKIDTEGDVFTGKVSVSINNNATLKKLMQDIKAIKGVDKVTRL; encoded by the coding sequence ATGACTGAAATGACCCCAGAGGAGGAAAACAAAGCATTAGCGCAGGCTTACAAGGACCTGCTGCGCATCAGCTACCAAACCCTTACCGAGGACGACGCCAAACTCATCCGTCTGGCGTTCGACACTGCCATTGACGCCCACAAAGGGCAACGCAGGCGTAGTGGCGAGGCGTATGTTTTCCACCCGATAGCCGTCGCCAAGATAGTCGCCGAGCAGATCGGGCTGGACGCCATTGCTATCGCCGCAGCCCTCCTCCACGACGTGGTCGAGGACACTGCTTACACCTCGGAAGATATGGAGAGACTCTTCGGAAAAACTGTCGCGCACATAGTCGATGGGCTTACTAAGATCTCACATCTTACCAAGGAGAATGACATATCGCTGCAAGCCGAGAACTTCCGCAAATTGCTCCTGACAATGAACGACGACGTGCGCGTGATACTTATAAAGATCGCAGACCGCCTCCATAATATGCAGACGATGGGTTCGATGGCGGAGCACAAACAAGTGAAAATCGCCTCCGAAACCCTCTACATCTACGCACCTATAGCGCATCGCATCGGGCTATATAATATTAAGACCGAACTCGAGGACTTGGCACTTAAATACATCAATCCGGAGCAGTATCAAAGCATACTTAGCAAGATGGAAGAATCGCGCGAGGAGCAGCAAGAATACATTAAAGCCTTCTCCGACATCGTCGCCACCTCGCTCAACCAGCAGCGCATCTCCTACTACATCAAGGGGCGTCCGAAATCTATCTATTCCATCTACCGAAAAATGGAGGCGCAGGGGGTCAGCTTTGAGGAAGTCTACGACAAATTCGCCATCCGCATCATCTACAAGTGCGAACCCGAAGAAGAAAAGTTTCTGGCGTGGAAAATCTATTCGATAGTTACCGACCACTTCCGCCCAAACCCCACGCGACTACGCGATTGGATCTCCTCACCAAAGTCCACAGGCTACGAAGCACTACATATCACCGTAATGGGACCCAAGGGTAAGTGGGTCGAAGTACAGATACGAAGCGAACGAATGCACGAGATCGCCGAGAAAGGGTACGCTGCACACTTCAAATACAAACACGGCAACCAAAGCGAAGAAGGGATCGAGACGTGGCTGAACCGTTTGCAGGAGATCTTCGAGAATAGCGACACCAACGCAGTCGATTTCGTGGAGGACTTCAAGCTGAACCTCTACTCCAAAGAAATTTTCGTCTTTACCCCCAATGGGGAAATCAAGTCGCTGCCCAAAGGCGCCACAGCCCTCGACTTTGCCTTCGCTATTCACACAGGCGTGGGGATGAAAACCCGCGGGGCTAAGGTGAACCATCGCCTCGTACCCCTGAACTACGTGCTGAAAAGCGGCGACACAGTCGAAATCATCACAGCCGAAGGAGCGAAACCCACCAAAAACTGGCTCAACTACGCTACCACAGCACGGGCTCGCACCAAAATAAAATCCGCCCTCAAAGAAGAGGTAAAGGCAGTGGCTGCCGACGGAAAAGAACAGCTCGTTCGAAAGCTTAAACAGCTCAAAATAAATCTTACGGAAGAGGTTATGAACGACTTGGTGGCTTACTTCAAAACCAAGACAAGCCTCGACATATACTATCAAACGGGCACAGGAGAAATCAACAGCCAAATGCTCAAAGAGTTCGCCTCCGAGCGCGCCTCGCTCGCGGCAGCCGCTAAGGCGAAAGCCGCGAAAAAACCCGTCGAGGAGTTTACCTACGCCCCCGACAAGCACTACGACAGTATCGTTTTTGGTAAAGAAGAGGAAACCCTCGACTACACCTTTTCAAAATGCTGCAATCCCATACCGGGAGACCCTATATTCGGATTTGTGACTATCAATGAAGGGGTGAAGGTTCATAAGAAAACTTGCCCCAACGCCGTGTCAATGCAAGCGAACTACGCCTACCGAATTATCCCCGCCAAGTGGGTGAGGCAGGACGAGCGCGATTTCAAAGTCTCACTACGAATCAGCGGCTTGGATCGCGAGGGAATCTTTGCGGATATATCCGCCGCAATCAGCGGAAACAAGTACATCAAACTCACTAATATCAAAATCGATACGGAAGGGGACGTATTCACAGGCAAGGTATCGGTCTCCATCAACAATAACGCGACCCTGAAAAAGCTAATGCAGGACATCAAAGCCATTAAAGGGGTCGACAAAGTAACGCGACTATAA